One part of the Fibrobacter sp. UWR4 genome encodes these proteins:
- the murC gene encoding UDP-N-acetylmuramate--L-alanine ligase: protein MYSYFFIGVAGVGMSAIAQYLSGRGVEVRGSDRQFGEFLAGNCEKPRVMEQLEECGIKCFAQDGSGISADLSAVVVSTAIEDTNPDLKRAKELGVPVMHRSEMLAKISKEAKTIAVSGTSGKSTVTAMIYHILQYAGLQPSVMTGAGLVNLQKEGKIGNAVSGSGEWLVVEADESDGTLVRYEPEVGLILNVDKDHKEMSELQEIFGKFRSNILNNGKTLIVNDAHPLAKPFSQDRHNDFGTESYVGVQGIDFRTEGPSIIFRCRHNNELVKFTVPLPGRHNMENALAATAAALQAGVSLRTCADALSTFPGVFRRHQILGTFNGVTLVDDFAHNPAKISASIKSAQSFTAGRVLAWFQPHGFGPTRFLRNDLVEFINKALRNPGVTQAAADSTCDKSAAVSSGNAASGEQTAENCAADSMYFSEIYYAGGTVVRDISAGDLANDLVALGSDAVYIENRDECAAAMVKAAQPGDTILLMGARDPSLEKFAQSVQKLLEAK from the coding sequence ATGTATTCTTACTTTTTTATTGGTGTTGCTGGTGTTGGCATGAGTGCCATTGCCCAGTACTTGTCTGGCCGCGGTGTTGAAGTTCGTGGATCCGACCGTCAGTTTGGTGAATTCCTGGCAGGCAACTGCGAGAAGCCCCGTGTGATGGAACAGCTGGAGGAATGTGGCATCAAGTGCTTCGCCCAGGACGGCTCCGGTATTTCCGCCGACTTGTCTGCAGTTGTTGTAAGCACCGCTATCGAAGATACCAATCCGGATTTGAAGCGTGCCAAGGAACTTGGAGTTCCTGTAATGCACCGCAGCGAAATGCTGGCTAAGATTTCCAAGGAAGCTAAGACCATTGCGGTTAGCGGCACCAGTGGAAAATCTACTGTCACCGCTATGATTTACCACATTTTGCAGTACGCCGGATTGCAGCCTTCTGTAATGACTGGCGCTGGCCTTGTGAACCTGCAGAAGGAAGGCAAAATCGGTAACGCTGTCAGCGGTTCCGGCGAATGGCTGGTGGTAGAAGCGGACGAGAGCGATGGAACTCTGGTCCGCTACGAACCTGAGGTCGGCCTCATCCTGAATGTGGACAAGGACCACAAGGAAATGAGTGAACTGCAGGAAATTTTCGGCAAGTTCCGCAGCAACATTTTGAATAACGGCAAGACTTTGATTGTGAACGATGCCCACCCGCTGGCAAAGCCTTTCAGCCAGGATCGTCATAACGATTTCGGTACCGAAAGCTATGTGGGCGTCCAGGGCATTGACTTCCGCACCGAAGGCCCGTCCATCATTTTCCGCTGCCGCCACAATAATGAACTGGTGAAGTTTACGGTGCCGCTGCCGGGCCGCCACAATATGGAAAATGCCCTGGCTGCAACCGCAGCGGCGCTCCAGGCCGGCGTTTCCCTCCGCACCTGCGCCGACGCCCTTAGCACTTTCCCGGGAGTGTTCCGCCGTCATCAGATTCTTGGAACCTTCAATGGCGTGACTCTGGTGGATGACTTCGCCCATAATCCTGCAAAGATTTCTGCCAGCATCAAGAGCGCCCAGAGTTTTACTGCGGGTCGCGTACTTGCCTGGTTCCAGCCTCACGGATTTGGTCCCACACGTTTCCTGCGCAACGACCTGGTGGAATTCATCAATAAGGCGTTGCGCAACCCTGGCGTTACCCAAGCCGCCGCGGATTCTACCTGCGATAAGTCCGCGGCAGTTTCCTCTGGCAATGCGGCCTCTGGCGAACAAACCGCGGAAAACTGCGCCGCCGATTCCATGTACTTCAGCGAAATCTACTACGCTGGCGGTACCGTGGTCCGTGACATTTCTGCAGGTGACCTGGCCAACGACTTGGTTGCCCTTGGCTCCGATGCGGTCTATATTGAAAATCGAGACGAATGCGCTGCTGCAATGGTCAAGGCTGCACAGCCTGGTGACACCATCCTCCTGATGGGTGCCCGCGACCCC
- a CDS encoding RluA family pseudouridine synthase: MNYLVDEKKSGERIDKFLTGVLENVSRTDVQKMIAAGEVKVGGVATPKNFRVETGMVVVCGEIPEKEASTLEPQEIPLDIVYEDDDIVVINKPRNLVVHPGAGVKDGTLANGLLYHFKENLSTINGALRPGIVHRLDKDTPGLMVVAKNDNAHRHLAHQLETRTLHRTYNALVWGSPRDLEGTVDAPIGRNPKNRLKMAVVDGGKESRTHFVAKKFFAFATLLELQLESGRTHQIRVHSRYMGHPVVGDPLYDGRDGCLNRVPPLLREVAEKVLEIAPAQLLQAVKIELIHPTTGKKMKFKVPLEKPFDQVLKLLKKECPADAPVFDEEEGFRDFDPEMRFEGEPDFIDEYESDEVLALLPEEACPYKERKTRAERLAERKERAAARKAKAAERKLIKQMKAARKKGVAKEDFVEPGYEPTIDPNLL, encoded by the coding sequence ATGAATTATCTCGTAGACGAAAAGAAGAGTGGCGAACGCATCGATAAATTTTTGACCGGCGTTCTGGAGAATGTTTCCCGTACGGATGTGCAGAAGATGATTGCTGCAGGCGAAGTGAAGGTGGGTGGGGTTGCCACTCCCAAGAACTTCCGTGTGGAAACGGGAATGGTGGTGGTCTGTGGCGAAATTCCCGAAAAGGAAGCCTCCACTTTGGAACCTCAGGAAATTCCCCTGGATATCGTCTACGAAGATGACGACATTGTGGTGATTAACAAGCCCCGCAACTTGGTGGTTCATCCTGGCGCTGGTGTGAAGGATGGAACTCTGGCCAACGGCCTCCTGTACCATTTCAAGGAAAATCTTTCCACGATTAACGGCGCTCTCCGTCCGGGTATTGTCCATCGCTTGGACAAGGATACCCCGGGTCTTATGGTGGTTGCAAAGAACGATAACGCCCACCGTCACCTGGCTCATCAGCTGGAAACCCGCACTCTGCACCGCACTTATAACGCCTTGGTGTGGGGTAGCCCTCGTGATCTTGAAGGAACCGTTGACGCTCCCATCGGGCGTAATCCCAAGAACCGTCTGAAGATGGCTGTGGTGGATGGCGGTAAGGAAAGCCGCACCCATTTTGTTGCCAAGAAGTTCTTTGCTTTTGCAACACTTCTGGAATTGCAGCTGGAATCCGGTCGTACTCACCAGATTCGTGTCCATAGCCGCTATATGGGCCATCCCGTTGTTGGCGATCCGCTGTATGATGGTCGCGACGGATGTTTGAACCGTGTACCGCCTCTTCTCCGCGAAGTGGCTGAAAAGGTTCTGGAAATCGCTCCTGCCCAGTTATTGCAGGCGGTAAAAATTGAACTGATTCATCCTACCACTGGCAAGAAGATGAAGTTCAAGGTCCCTCTGGAAAAACCTTTCGATCAAGTTCTGAAACTTTTGAAGAAGGAATGCCCTGCTGACGCTCCTGTCTTTGATGAAGAAGAAGGCTTCCGCGATTTCGATCCGGAAATGCGCTTTGAAGGCGAACCGGATTTCATTGATGAATATGAAAGCGATGAAGTCCTTGCTTTGCTTCCTGAAGAAGCCTGCCCTTACAAGGAACGTAAGACTCGTGCCGAACGCCTGGCAGAACGTAAGGAACGTGCCGCCGCCCGTAAGGCCAAGGCTGCCGAACGTAAGCTCATCAAGCAGATGAAGGCCGCCCGCAAGAAGGGCGTCGCCAAGGAAGACTTCGTGGAACCCGGTTACGAACCCACAATTGATCCTAATTTGCTATAA
- the lspA gene encoding signal peptidase II, translated as MKFYNKLPFHIAVIIFSIVSDQLTKLWALARFSNETGAPNHDIINVVGEFIRFQLVFNKGAAFSSRPQDLMPFLPPWLFFLLISIVAAVVLFWFYKSIDKRDYLSRLGIVMIIGGAIGNFIDRMRLQMVVDFIDCDLPDFIMTRFPTFNVADSFVTVGVAFVLLSPFILKKLHKQIKEEEKAKKEAKAIN; from the coding sequence ATGAAGTTCTATAACAAGCTCCCGTTTCATATTGCAGTCATTATTTTCAGCATCGTTTCCGATCAGCTGACAAAGCTGTGGGCTTTGGCTCGATTCTCCAACGAAACTGGTGCTCCCAATCATGACATAATCAATGTGGTGGGCGAGTTCATCCGTTTTCAGTTGGTGTTCAATAAGGGAGCAGCCTTCAGTAGCCGTCCCCAGGATTTGATGCCCTTCCTGCCGCCTTGGTTGTTCTTCCTGCTCATCTCCATTGTGGCGGCTGTAGTGCTGTTCTGGTTCTACAAGTCCATCGATAAGCGAGACTACCTGAGCCGTCTTGGTATTGTCATGATTATCGGAGGCGCCATAGGTAACTTTATTGACCGCATGCGCCTCCAGATGGTGGTGGACTTTATCGACTGCGACTTGCCCGATTTTATCATGACTCGTTTCCCCACCTTCAATGTGGCGGATTCCTTTGTGACGGTGGGCGTGGCCTTTGTCCTTCTGTCTCCTTTCATCCTGAAGAAACTGCATAAGCAAATCAAGGAAGAGGAGAAGGCGAAGAAGGAAGCGAAGGCTATCAACTAG
- a CDS encoding squalene/phytoene synthase family protein, translating to MANILEQAGMGEAVLSGKKAWNYAEEILLQVSRTFALNINVLKGKLHKSILLAYLYLRIADTVEDDPDMSASEKEVLLDKFASIFKTAELKDEAVEEFESSLPESWRARATEPYFDLCLHTHVVVPLLKELPEVYAAPVRDVTIEMCGGMAKFAKRQEAALSSGWFTLESIGDLDEYCYYVAGIVGKLLTHLFAADTCFINEARKAEMQKLDVSFGLALQVANIVKDCREDSERRVCFVPEVICRRHGFAHSYDMFVDANVIAGMAADDRADFEKRRAAVMGELVQKAWSHLDDAIAYTKLIPNIKMRTRLFCLWPLFMAAENMKLIGDGSSIFASDKKVKITRDTVKRIVTSTMKHFYSDKWINKTYAEVKS from the coding sequence ATGGCTAATATTTTGGAACAGGCTGGAATGGGCGAGGCCGTACTTTCCGGAAAGAAGGCCTGGAACTATGCGGAAGAAATCTTGCTGCAGGTTTCCCGCACTTTTGCGTTGAATATTAACGTCCTGAAGGGCAAGCTCCATAAGAGCATCCTCCTGGCGTATCTGTATTTGCGAATTGCGGATACGGTGGAAGACGATCCGGATATGAGCGCTTCTGAAAAGGAAGTGCTGCTGGATAAATTCGCAAGCATTTTTAAGACCGCGGAACTGAAGGACGAGGCTGTAGAGGAATTTGAATCGTCCCTGCCAGAAAGTTGGCGTGCCCGTGCGACAGAACCGTACTTTGATTTGTGCCTTCATACCCATGTGGTGGTCCCGCTGTTGAAGGAACTGCCGGAGGTGTATGCGGCTCCGGTCCGTGACGTGACTATCGAGATGTGCGGCGGCATGGCGAAGTTTGCCAAGCGCCAGGAGGCGGCCCTTAGTTCCGGATGGTTCACGCTTGAATCCATAGGCGACCTGGACGAGTACTGCTACTATGTGGCTGGTATCGTAGGTAAGCTGCTCACGCATCTGTTTGCTGCTGACACCTGCTTTATCAACGAGGCCCGTAAGGCTGAAATGCAGAAACTGGACGTCAGTTTCGGTCTTGCCCTGCAGGTTGCAAACATCGTGAAGGACTGCCGCGAGGACTCCGAACGTCGTGTTTGCTTTGTGCCCGAGGTAATCTGCCGCAGGCACGGATTCGCTCACTCCTATGATATGTTCGTCGATGCAAACGTAATCGCAGGAATGGCTGCGGATGATCGTGCCGACTTCGAGAAACGTCGCGCGGCCGTCATGGGTGAACTGGTCCAGAAGGCCTGGAGTCATCTGGATGACGCCATCGCCTATACCAAGCTTATTCCCAATATCAAGATGCGCACCCGTCTCTTCTGCCTGTGGCCGCTGTTCATGGCTGCCGAGAACATGAAGCTGATTGGTGATGGTTCTTCGATTTTCGCAAGCGACAAGAAAGTGAAAATTACCCGCGATACCGTGAAGCGAATCGTGACGTCCACCATGAAGCATTTCTACAGCGACAAGTGGATCAACAAGACCTATGCAGAGGTTAAGTCCTAA